Proteins encoded by one window of Manihot esculenta cultivar AM560-2 chromosome 10, M.esculenta_v8, whole genome shotgun sequence:
- the LOC110608396 gene encoding mitogen-activated protein kinase kinase kinase 19-like: MKKMEVHLSRLPLILQVLKYTDDSVCIDAMRSISLLYLAILNELNSMSQLVEGGKDKFRQVLEDHKNSLQLMIKNITRKDDYDWLLEHSAVLDSESMIHLLMMKMIPEEKLHDEELYNPLIRWSKNLDVKLYKKFKKKDLTDSQVLQDWLCKLCQILFKPQNLLFLACPNDPTKFYPNPELKPQPLHWDCFENCGKAIALALMHEVQVGVALHRVFLLQLAGKDISVEDVRDADPSFYNNKANKEPFHDDDQIQNEFIKSISEQIRFFKNGFDSVFGKSIFQQLSDNGIEPDDLNLVLKGSIELEFNSDENLDDKQNDPLMPQDNESDPLTYRYFKVNLQNLNIPEWQQGKRLGEGKFGKVFEGYAPGGFFFAIKEIKIEPEANIEQIYDEIRLLCQLRHPNIVKYYSMEKDDDEGKKKLNIFLELVTKGSLKDVYGTFELKDSHVSSYTKQILEGLKYLHERNVVHRDIKCANILVNEKGRIKIADFGLAKVMELNTLMKSSYYGTPGWMAPEVAKSGDYGPKADIWSLGCTVLEMLTRKTPHVMEGGKLLDLPDLPSQHSRDFIKECLQDNKDDRPSAAELLQHPFVKGFGL; encoded by the exons ATGAAAAAAATGGAGGTGCATCTTAGTCGTCTGCCGCTTATATTACAAGTATTGAAATACACTGATGATTCGGTATGTATTGATGCTATGCGTTCAATTTCATTATTGTATCTCGCCATTCTGAATGAATTGAACAGCATGTCTCAGCTTGTGGAAGGTGGCAAAGATAAATTTCGGCAGGTATTAGAGGATCATAAGAATTCACTGCAACTGATGATTAAAAACATTACAAGGAAAGATGATTATGATTGGCTTCTTGAGCACAGTGCTGTGCTTGATTCTGAATCCATGATACATTTACTCATGATGAAGATGATCCCTGAGGAAAAATTACACGACGAAGAGCTCTATAATCCTCTTATTCGCTGGTCTAAAAATCTAGACGTAAAGCTGTATAAGaaattcaaaaagaaggatCTTACAGATTCTCAAGTATTGCAGGATTGGTTATGCAAGTTGTGCCAAATTCTATTTAAACCACAAAATCTTCTTTTCCTGGCGTGCCCAAATGATCCTACAAAATTCTATCCTAATCCTG AATTGAAGCCACAGCCATTACACTGGGATTGTTTTGAAAATTGTGGTAAGGCGATTGCATTGGCATTGATGCATGAAGTACAAGTAGGTGTTGCTCTTCATCGTGTCTTTCTTTTGCAACTGGCTGGAAAGGATATTTCTGTAGAAGACGTAAGGGATGCAGATCCATCTTTTTACAATAACAAGGCCAATAAGGAACCATTTCATGATGATGATCAAATTCAGAATGAATTTATCAAGTCAATATCAGAACAGATACGCTTTTTCAAAAATGGCTTTGATAGTGTTTTTGGAAAATCAATCTTCCAACAGCTATCTGATAATGGAATAGAGCCTGATGACCTTAACCTAGTTCTAAAAGGAAGCATAGAACTTGAATTTAATTCTGATGAGAATCTTGACGACAAGCAAAATGATCCTTTGATGCCCCAAGATAATGAAAGTGATCCCCTGACGTACAGGTACTTTAAG GTCAATTTACAAAATCTTAATATTCCGGAGTGGCAACAGGGTAAGCGTCTCGGAGAGGGAAAATTTGGAAAAGTGTTTGAAGGATATGCTCCTGGTGGTTTCTTTTTTGccataaaagaaataaagattGAACCTGAGGCAAACATTGAGCAAATTTATGATGAAATTCGCTTATTATGTCAGTTAAGACATCCAAATATAGTCAAATACTATAGCATGGAGAAGGATGATGATGAAGGGAAAAAGAAACTCAATATTTTTCTGGAGCTTGTAACTAAAGGTTCCCTCAAAGATGTGTATGGAACTTTTGAATTAAAAGATTCCCACGTTTCATCCTACACCAAGCAGATACTGGAAGGTCTAAAGTATCTCCATGAGCGAAATGTTGTTCATAGAGACATCAAATGTGCAAATATATTAGTGAATGAAAAAGGTCGCATAAAAATTGCAGATTTTGGATTGGCAAAAGTGATGGAATTAAACACTCTTATGAAGTCTTCTTACTATGGGACACCAGGTTGGATGGCTCCTGAGGTTGCTAAATCGGGCGATTATGGACCTAAAGCTGATATTTGGAGCCTTGGTTGCACAGTCTTGGAGATGTTAACAAGGAAAACTCCACACGTGATGGAAGGTGGGAAATTGCTAGATCTCCCAGATCTTCCATCACAGCATTCACGAGATTTTATCAAGGAGTGCTTGCAAGATAATAAAGATGACCGTCCATCTGCTGCTGAGCTTTTGCAACATCCTTTTGTGAAAGGTTTTGGCTTATAA
- the LOC122724854 gene encoding mitogen-activated protein kinase kinase kinase 19-like isoform X2, producing the protein MSADKFLGDEKAPLVLEFCNLLREVSNEDPLYQSCRTTLRKLLEIGNYEIHLNNGLRTMLQILDFFKESLVALLHGLGETTYPTAHIQSLQIQFRDFRTFSRALCQAIDGQAEADEDGEVDNEDDETDEDDEVNNEDDEHKVDNENDKQRNGEKFIVLYSITTIEVGFGRVMKKMEVHLSRLPLILQVLKYTDDSVCIDAMRSISLLYLAILNELNSMSQLVEGAKDEFRQVLEDHKNSLQLMIKTITRKDDYDWLLEHSAVLDSESMIHLLMMKMIPEEKLRDEELYNPLIRWSKNLDVKLYKKFKKKDLTDSQVLQDWLCKLCQILFKPQNLLFLACPNDPTKFYPNPELEPQPLHWDCFENCGKAIALALMHEVHVGVALHRVFLLQLAGKDISVEDVRDADPSFYNNKANKEPFHDDDQIQNEFIKSISEQIRFFKNGFDSVFGKSIFQQLSDNGIEPDDLNLVLKGSIELEFNSDENLDDKQNDPLMPQDNESDPLTYRYFKVNLQNLNIPEWQQGKRLGEGKFGKVFEGYAPGGFFFAIKEIKIEPEANIEQIYDEIRLLCQLRHPNIVKYYSMEKDEGNLNIFLELVTKGSLKDVYGTFELEDSQVSHYTKQILEGLKYLHERNVVHRDIKCANILVNEKGRIKIADFGLAKVMELNTLMKSSYYGTPGWMAPEVAKSGDYGPKADIWSLGCTVLEMLTRKTPHVMEGGKLLDLPDLPSQHSRDFIKECLQDNKVDRPSAAELLQHPFVKGFGL; encoded by the exons ATGAGTGCAGATAAGTTTCTTGGTGATGAAAAAGCACCTTTAGTGTTGGAATTTTGTAATTTGCTTAGGGAGGTATCTAATGAAGATCCTCTGTATCAGTCATGCCGGACTACTCTAAGAAAATTGCTGGAAATAGGTAATTATGAGATACATCTCAATAATGGGTTACGCACAATGCtccaaattttagatttttttaaagagTCGTTAGTAGCCCTATTACATGGATTGGGCGAGACCACCTACCCAACCGCACACATTCAGTCTTTGCAAATTCAATTTCGTGACTTCCGGACATTCTCACGCGCATTATGTCAAGCAATTGATGGTCAGGCGGAAGCCGATGAAGATGGTGAG GTTGATAATGAGGATGATGAGACAGACGAAGATGATGAGGTTAATAATGAGGATGATGAGCATAAGGTTGATAATGAGAATGATAAGCAAAGGAATGGTGAAAAGTTTATAGTTCTGTACTCGATTACAACCATTGAAGTTGGATTTGGACGAGTAATGAAAAAAATGGAGGTGCATCTTAGTCGTCTGCCGCTTATATTACAAGTATTGAAATACACTGATGATTCGGTATGTATTGATGCTATGCGTTCAATTTCATTATTGTATCTCGCCATTCTGAATGAATTGAACAGCATGTCTCAGCTTGTGGAAGGTGCCAAAGATGAATTTCGGCAGGTATTAGAGGATCATAAGAATTCACTACAACTAATGATTAAAACCATTACAAGGAAAGACGATTATGATTGGCTTCTCGAGCACAGTGCTGTGCTTGATTCTGAATCCATGATACATTTACTCATGATGAAGATGATCCCTGAGGAAAAATTACGCGACGAAGAGCTCTATAATCCTCTTATTCGCTGGTCTAAAAATCTAGACGTAAAGCTGTATAAGaaattcaaaaagaaggatCTTACAGATTCTCAAGTATTGCAGGATTGGTTATGCAAGTTGTGCCAAATTCTATTCAAACCACAAAATCTTCTTTTTCTGGCGTGCCCAAATGATCCAACAAAATTCTATCCTAATCCTG AATTGGAGCCACAGCCGTTACACTGGGATTGTTTTGAAAATTGTGGTAAGGCGATTGCATTGGCATTGATGCATGAAGTACACGTAGGTGTTGCTCTTCATCGTGTCTTTCTTTTGCAACTGGCTGGAAAGGATATTTCTGTAGAAGACGTAAGGGATGCAGATCCATCTTTTTACAATAACAAGGCCAATAAGGAACCTTTTCACGATGATGATCAAATTCAGAATGAATTTATCAAGTCAATATCAGAACAGATACGCTTTTTCAAAAATGGCTTTGATAGTGTTTTTGGAAAATCAATCTTCCAACAGCTATCTGATAATGGAATAGAGCCTGATGACCTTAACCTAGTTCTAAAAGGAAGCATAGAACTTGAATTTAATTCTGATGAGAATCTTGACGACAAGCAAAATGATCCTTTGATGCCCCAAGATAATGAAAGTGATCCCCTGACGTACAGGTACTTTAAG GTCAATTTACAAAATCTTAATATTCCGGAGTGGCAACAGGGTAAGCGTCTCGGAGAGGGAAAATTTGGAAAAGTGTTTGAAGGATATGCTCCTGGTGGTTTCTTTTTTGccataaaagaaataaagattGAACCTGAGGCAAACATTGAGCAAATTTATGATGAAATTCGCTTATTATGTCAGTTAAGACATCCAAATATAGTCAAATACTATAGCATGGAGAAGGATGAAGGGAATCTCAATATTTTTCTGGAGCTTGTAACTAAAGGTTCCCTCAAAGATGTGTATGGAACTTTTGAATTAGAAGATTCCCAGGTTTCACACTACACCAAGCAGATACTGGAAGGTCTAAAGTATCTCCATGAGCGAAATGTTGTTCATAGGGACATCAAATGTGCAAATATATTAGTGAATGAAAAAGGTCGCATAAAAATTGCAGATTTTGGATTGGCAAAAGTGATGGAATTAAACACTCTTATGAAGTCTTCTTACTATGGGACACCAGGTTGGATGGCTCCTGAGGTTGCTAAATCGGGCGATTATGGACCTAAAGCTGATATTTGGAGCCTTGGTTGCACAGTCTTGGAGATGTTAACAAGGAAAACTCCACACGTGATGGAAGGTGGGAAATTGCTAGATCTCCCAGATCTTCCATCACAGCATTCACGAGATTTTATCAAGGAGTGCTTGCAAGATAATAAAGTTGACCGTCCATCTGCTGCTGAGCTTTTGCAACATCCTTTTGTGAAAGGTTTTGGCTTATAA
- the LOC122724854 gene encoding mitogen-activated protein kinase kinase kinase 19-like isoform X1: MSADKFLGDEKAPLVLEFCNLLREVSNEDPLYQSCRTTLRKLLEIGNYEIHLNNGLRTMLQILDFFKESLVALLHGLGETTYPTAHIQSLQIQFRDFRTFSRALCQAIDGQAEADEDGEVDNEDDETDEDGEVDNEDDETDEDDEVNNEDDEHKVDNENDKQRNGEKFIVLYSITTIEVGFGRVMKKMEVHLSRLPLILQVLKYTDDSVCIDAMRSISLLYLAILNELNSMSQLVEGAKDEFRQVLEDHKNSLQLMIKTITRKDDYDWLLEHSAVLDSESMIHLLMMKMIPEEKLRDEELYNPLIRWSKNLDVKLYKKFKKKDLTDSQVLQDWLCKLCQILFKPQNLLFLACPNDPTKFYPNPELEPQPLHWDCFENCGKAIALALMHEVHVGVALHRVFLLQLAGKDISVEDVRDADPSFYNNKANKEPFHDDDQIQNEFIKSISEQIRFFKNGFDSVFGKSIFQQLSDNGIEPDDLNLVLKGSIELEFNSDENLDDKQNDPLMPQDNESDPLTYRYFKVNLQNLNIPEWQQGKRLGEGKFGKVFEGYAPGGFFFAIKEIKIEPEANIEQIYDEIRLLCQLRHPNIVKYYSMEKDEGNLNIFLELVTKGSLKDVYGTFELEDSQVSHYTKQILEGLKYLHERNVVHRDIKCANILVNEKGRIKIADFGLAKVMELNTLMKSSYYGTPGWMAPEVAKSGDYGPKADIWSLGCTVLEMLTRKTPHVMEGGKLLDLPDLPSQHSRDFIKECLQDNKVDRPSAAELLQHPFVKGFGL, encoded by the exons ATGAGTGCAGATAAGTTTCTTGGTGATGAAAAAGCACCTTTAGTGTTGGAATTTTGTAATTTGCTTAGGGAGGTATCTAATGAAGATCCTCTGTATCAGTCATGCCGGACTACTCTAAGAAAATTGCTGGAAATAGGTAATTATGAGATACATCTCAATAATGGGTTACGCACAATGCtccaaattttagatttttttaaagagTCGTTAGTAGCCCTATTACATGGATTGGGCGAGACCACCTACCCAACCGCACACATTCAGTCTTTGCAAATTCAATTTCGTGACTTCCGGACATTCTCACGCGCATTATGTCAAGCAATTGATGGTCAGGCGGAAGCCGATGAAGATGGTGAGGTTGATAATGAGGATGATGAGACAGACGAAGATGGTGAGGTTGATAATGAGGATGATGAGACAGACGAAGATGATGAGGTTAATAATGAGGATGATGAGCATAAGGTTGATAATGAGAATGATAAGCAAAGGAATGGTGAAAAGTTTATAGTTCTGTACTCGATTACAACCATTGAAGTTGGATTTGGACGAGTAATGAAAAAAATGGAGGTGCATCTTAGTCGTCTGCCGCTTATATTACAAGTATTGAAATACACTGATGATTCGGTATGTATTGATGCTATGCGTTCAATTTCATTATTGTATCTCGCCATTCTGAATGAATTGAACAGCATGTCTCAGCTTGTGGAAGGTGCCAAAGATGAATTTCGGCAGGTATTAGAGGATCATAAGAATTCACTACAACTAATGATTAAAACCATTACAAGGAAAGACGATTATGATTGGCTTCTCGAGCACAGTGCTGTGCTTGATTCTGAATCCATGATACATTTACTCATGATGAAGATGATCCCTGAGGAAAAATTACGCGACGAAGAGCTCTATAATCCTCTTATTCGCTGGTCTAAAAATCTAGACGTAAAGCTGTATAAGaaattcaaaaagaaggatCTTACAGATTCTCAAGTATTGCAGGATTGGTTATGCAAGTTGTGCCAAATTCTATTCAAACCACAAAATCTTCTTTTTCTGGCGTGCCCAAATGATCCAACAAAATTCTATCCTAATCCTG AATTGGAGCCACAGCCGTTACACTGGGATTGTTTTGAAAATTGTGGTAAGGCGATTGCATTGGCATTGATGCATGAAGTACACGTAGGTGTTGCTCTTCATCGTGTCTTTCTTTTGCAACTGGCTGGAAAGGATATTTCTGTAGAAGACGTAAGGGATGCAGATCCATCTTTTTACAATAACAAGGCCAATAAGGAACCTTTTCACGATGATGATCAAATTCAGAATGAATTTATCAAGTCAATATCAGAACAGATACGCTTTTTCAAAAATGGCTTTGATAGTGTTTTTGGAAAATCAATCTTCCAACAGCTATCTGATAATGGAATAGAGCCTGATGACCTTAACCTAGTTCTAAAAGGAAGCATAGAACTTGAATTTAATTCTGATGAGAATCTTGACGACAAGCAAAATGATCCTTTGATGCCCCAAGATAATGAAAGTGATCCCCTGACGTACAGGTACTTTAAG GTCAATTTACAAAATCTTAATATTCCGGAGTGGCAACAGGGTAAGCGTCTCGGAGAGGGAAAATTTGGAAAAGTGTTTGAAGGATATGCTCCTGGTGGTTTCTTTTTTGccataaaagaaataaagattGAACCTGAGGCAAACATTGAGCAAATTTATGATGAAATTCGCTTATTATGTCAGTTAAGACATCCAAATATAGTCAAATACTATAGCATGGAGAAGGATGAAGGGAATCTCAATATTTTTCTGGAGCTTGTAACTAAAGGTTCCCTCAAAGATGTGTATGGAACTTTTGAATTAGAAGATTCCCAGGTTTCACACTACACCAAGCAGATACTGGAAGGTCTAAAGTATCTCCATGAGCGAAATGTTGTTCATAGGGACATCAAATGTGCAAATATATTAGTGAATGAAAAAGGTCGCATAAAAATTGCAGATTTTGGATTGGCAAAAGTGATGGAATTAAACACTCTTATGAAGTCTTCTTACTATGGGACACCAGGTTGGATGGCTCCTGAGGTTGCTAAATCGGGCGATTATGGACCTAAAGCTGATATTTGGAGCCTTGGTTGCACAGTCTTGGAGATGTTAACAAGGAAAACTCCACACGTGATGGAAGGTGGGAAATTGCTAGATCTCCCAGATCTTCCATCACAGCATTCACGAGATTTTATCAAGGAGTGCTTGCAAGATAATAAAGTTGACCGTCCATCTGCTGCTGAGCTTTTGCAACATCCTTTTGTGAAAGGTTTTGGCTTATAA
- the LOC122724832 gene encoding E3 ubiquitin-protein ligase UPL5-like — MVMLYNSPIEGNKYYADFLIRFSMDLLLMSANKFLGDEKAPLVLEFCNLLREVSNEDPLYQSCRTTLRKLLEIGNYEIHLNNGLRTMLEILDFFKESLVALLHGLGQAFFPSAHIQSLKIQFRDFRTFSRALWQAIHGQAETDEDGEVDNEDDETDEDDEVNNEDDERKVDNEDDKRTKMIVRVSTRAIKVGFIEVLKKMEVHLSRLPLIVQGLKYTDALVFNDAMRSISFLYLAILKELNSMSQLVKGGKDKFRQVLEGHKNSLPLMIKNVTRKDDYDWLLEYNADITRKDYHGWLLEHNDVLDSASRMHLLMMKMIPEKKLHDPLLYKPLIRWSKYMDEKLYEQFRKKNLTDSQVLQDCLCKLCQILFKPQNLLFLACPNDPTKFYPNPELKRQPLHLDSFKISGIVIALALMHEVHIGIAFHHLFLLLLAGNDISMEDIREACPSFCNKKAKEPSHDDNLIRKEFIQSVSEQINFFKQGFHSVFGESINQLLSYRGIELEDLNQVLQGNLNLKFNFGKKRKYEDNESDPLTSQNNESDPLMYQFFKVNRQRVSITEWQEGKFLGKGGFGVVYEGYAPGGFFFAIKEIKIENEGMIEEINHEIDLLYQLRHPNIVRYYGTERRGSKVYIFLKLVRPGSLKQIYKEDGFKLEDSQVSHYTKQILEGLNYLHGLGVAHRDIKCENILVNYKGRVKITDFGLAKVPELNAFMKSCCGTIPWMAPEVIKRDTEYGFKADIWSLGCTVLEMLTGKSPYSDLDCGAKTLEDEIVRGKLPTVPDSLSKRSRDFIMKCLHDNPDHRPTAAELLQDPFVKGSAF; from the exons ATGGTTATGCTTTATAACTCACCAATTGAAGGTAACAAATACTATGCTGATTTTTTAATAAGGTTTTCCATGGATCTCTTACTGATGAGTGCAAATAAGTTTCTTGGTGATGAAAAAGCACCTTTAGTGTTAGAATTTTGTAATTTGCTCAGGGAGGTATCTAATGAAGATCCTCTGTATCAGTCATGCCGGACTACTCTTAGAAAATTGCTGGAAATAGGTAACTATGAGATACATCTCAATAATGGGTTACGCACAATGCtcgaaattttagatttttttaaagagTCGTTAGTAGCCCTATTACATGGATTGGGCCAGGCCTTCTTCCCGAGCGCGCACATTCAGTCGCTGAAAATTCAATTTCGTGACTTCCGAACATTCTCACGCGCATTATGGCAAGCAATTCATGGTCAGGCGGAAACCGATGAAGATGGTGAGGTTGATAATGAGGATGATGAGACAGATGAAGATGATGAGGTTAATAATGAGGATGATGAGCGTAAGGTTGATAATGAGGATGATAAGCGTACAAAAATGATAGTTCGGGTCTCCACTAGAGCAATTAAAGTTGGATTTATAGAAGTATTGAAAAAAATGGAGGTGCATCTTAGTCGTCTGCCGCTTATAGTACAAGGATTGAAATATACTGATGCTTTGGTATTTAATGATGCAATGCGTTCTATTTCATTTTTGTATCTCGCCATTCTGAAAGAATTGAACAGCATGTCTCAGCTTGTGAAGGGTGGTAAAGATAAGTTTCGGCAGGTATTAGAGGGTCATAAGAATTCACTGCCACTGATGATTAAAAACGTTACAAGGAAAGATGATTATGATTGGCTTCTTGAGTACAATGCTGATATTACGAGGAAAGATTATCATGGTTGGCTTCTTGAGCACAATGATGTGCTTGATTCTGCGTCCAGGATGCATTTACTCATGATGAAGATGATCCCTGAGAAAAAACTACACGACCCACTGCTTTATAAGCCTCTTATTCGATGGTCTAAATATATGGACGAAAAGCTGTATGAGCAATTCAGAAAGAAGAATCTTACAGATTCTCAAGTATTGCAGGATTGTTTGTGCAAGTTGTGCCAAATTCTATTCAAACCACAAAATCTTCTTTTCCTGGCGTGCCCAAATGATCCTACAAAATTCTATCCTAATCCTG AACTAAAACGACAACCGTTACACCTGGACAGTTTTAAAATTTCTGGAATAGTGATTGCACTGGCGTTGATGCATGAAGTACACATAGGCATTGCCTTTCATCATCTGTTTCTTTTGCTGTTGGCTGGAAATGATATTTCTATGGAAGACATACGGGAAGCATGTCCATCTTTTTGCAACAAGAAGGCCAAGGAACCTTCTCATGATGATAATCTAATTCGGAAAGAATTTATCCAGTCAGTCTCTGAACAGAtaaactttttcaagcaaggctTTCATAGTGTATTTGGAGAATCAATCAACCAACTGCTATCCTATAGAGGAATAGAGCTTGAAGATCTTAACCAGGTGCTACAAGGAAACTTAAACCTTAAGTTTAATTtcggaaaaaagagaaaatatgaAGACAATGAAAGTGATCCTCTGACGTCTCAGAATAATGAAAGTGATCCTCTTATGTACCAGTTCTTCAAG GTTAATCGACAAAGAGTTAGTATTACAGAATGGCAAGAGGGTAAGTTTTTGGGAAAGGGGGGTTTTGGAGTAGTGTACGAAGGATATGCTCCTGGTGGTTTCTTTTTTGCCATCAaggaaataaaaattgaaaatgaggGGATGATTGAGGAAATTAATCATGAGATTGATTTATTATATCAATTGAGACATCCAAACATAGTACGTTATTATGGCACGGAGAGGCGTGGATCGAAGGtctatatttttcttaaacTTGTAAGACCAGGTTCCCTCAAACAAATATACAAAGAGGATGGTTTCAAACTGGAAGATTCCCAAGTGTCCCACTACACTAAACAAATACTTGAAGGTTTGAATTATCTCCATGGGCTAGGTGTAGCCCACAGGGATATCAAATGTGAAAATATATTAGTGAATTATAAAGGACGTGTCAAAATTACAGATTTTGGATTAGCAAAAGTGCCCGaattaaatgcttttatgaAGTCTTGTTGCGGCACAATACCCTGGATGGCTCCTGAGGTTATTAAACGGGACACTGAGTATGGATTTAAAGCTGATATATGGAGCCTTGGTTGCACTGTTTTGGAGATGCTCACTGGGAAAAGCCCATACTCAGATTTGGACTGTGGTGCTAAAACGCTAGAAGACGAGATTGTTAGAGGAAAATTGCCAACTGTGCCTGATTCTCTGTCTAAGCGTTCACGAGATTTTATCATGAAGTGTCTGCATGATAATCCAGATCATCGTCCAACTGCTGCTGAGCTTTTGCAGGATCCTTTTGTGAAAGGTTCTGCCTTTTag